The Methanopyrus kandleri AV19 DNA segment CTTCCGAAGAGTCTCGTACCTTGAACCACCGGTTAGTGGGTGACCTCTTCGGGTCGACTACGACGGTTAGATCTAGGTAGAAAGGCTTTCCGACGCGTTCCTCCAGGAGTTCACGGGCCCGCTTGCCGATCTCTCGGATGGTGCTGCCCTCGCGACCGATGAGGGTAGCCTTCAGCGATTCCTTATGGACCACGAGTTCTGCTCGGGCGTAGACGAGTTCAGGACGTCCGCGGCCGGGCCGGATCTCCTTTACCTCGATTCCCACTTCCCGTGGGAGTGATCCGTGGAGTACTTCGCGTAAGGCCGAGCGCAGGGCTCTCTCGACGGTGCGTTCACTCGGTAGGTGCGATGTAGTACTCGTAGTTCGGTCGTCTCTGGGTTCGGATTGCGGGCTGCTCACAGACGTACACCACCAGACAGTCCTGAGGTGCCTCGACGTACCGAACGTTCCCACTGCGAGTCGTCACGGCGGCCAGTGGATCACCTTTCCTGAGCCGATCTCCTACGTCGGCTATCGGTGTGACTACGTAACCTTCAACCGGTATCTGGTACACCCGGTCCCCGGGCTTCAAGAAGACGAGTGATCGCCGATCTACCGGTTCTATGACGACGTGTCGGGTGACCTTGGCCTCCGGTACGTCGAAGACTGACCTGGCCTCCTCGTACACCACCTGTTCGTAGAATATCGGCTCGTCTAACTCTTCGGCGATCTTCTCCGCTAGCTCACGCGAGCGTACGATCACCTCGAACTCGGGGTCCGTGAGCAAGATCTTGCCGCTCTCTGGAACTTCGTCGGTCTCCACGTATATCCTGGGAAGTGCCAACTTCAGAACTCCCTCTCTACAACGAAATCCGCCAACTTTTCTAGGAACTCCCGATGCTCGTTCTCGGGGAGCTCGCGCAGCGCAGCCTTAGCGCGATCGGCGTACTCTCGGGCCCGCTTTTTAGCGTAATCTATCGCACCGAGATCTTCGAGTATCTGAATAACCTCGCGAACGTCCTCGCGTGAAGCATCCTCGTTCCCGAGGACCGAAAGTATGCGCTCCCGCTGCTCCTCATCGGCGAGCTCCAGGCCCTTGATCACGATCAGCGTCTTCTTCCCCTCGACGATGTCGCTGCCCACGGGCTTACCGAGTTCGGACTCGTCTCCGACAAGGTCGAGGACGTCGTCCTGTATCTGGAACGCGATCCCCAAGTTCTCGCCGTACTCCCGAAGCGCTTCCAGTTGCTCGCGGTTCGCCCCGGCTTTAAGCCCGCCTACGACGCACGATGTCCGTATGAGCGCTGCCGTTTTCTTCCGGATCATTTCGAGGAACTCATCCTCGGTGACTTCAGTCCTGTTCTCGAACCCGATGTCCATGGCTTGGCCCTCACAGATCTCCGTGCAGGCGCGGGCGAGTTCTTTCACTGCCTCTACGTCTCCGCCTTCCGCCGCCACTTCGAAGGCTTTGGAGAACAGGGTGTCTCCCGCCAGTATGGCTACCGGTACTCCCCACTTCACGTGTACCGCCGGGACTCCGCGTCGTTCGTCGTCTTCGTCCATGATGTCGTCGTGAATTAGAGTGAACGTATGAATCAGCTCGACCGCGACCGCTTCAGGGAGTACGTCCTCTTCCGATCCACCTAACATGAGACACGATTTGATGGCGAGGAGGGGTCGGATTCGCTTACCTCCCGCTTCGATTAGGTGCCAACACGCATCGTAGAGGTCCTCTGGGCCTCCTCTGGGTAGTACCTCCTCAATCTTGGCGTCGACGAGCTCGCGTGCACGGTTCAGCTCTTTCAGTATCTCACTCCGCATGGAATCGTCCCCTTATAACGGCAGACTTAGCTTCGTGCCGTCGAACATTATGAATACGTCTCGGTTCACCTCGTAACCCTCCTGAGTGGCCAGTTCGGCGTACGCGGCCAGCATATCCGGGTCACCGTGTGCCGGGACGATGAACTCCGGCTGGAGCATTCTGAGCATTAGGCGATGGTCTTCACGACCCGCGTGCCCTGACACGTGCACGTCCTTGAACATTTTCACACCCTTCAGCCGGAGCTTGGTGTCCAACACGTAGCGGTTGGCTCGATTTATAGGGGACGGAATTGTGGACGACGAGAACACTACGCTATCTTCTTCGGTCAGTCGGTACGGGAGCTCGCCGTCAACGATCCGCGGTAACACGGCGCCCGGCTCTCCCTGGTGTCCCGTGACGATCAGTAGGTAATCCTCCTTCTCCTTGTTCGCCCGTTCGAGTCCCCGCCGAATAGTCTCGGGGCGATCGTAAATCCTGGCACCCGCGGGGAGGTTCAGGAGACCGAGCTCTTCGGCGATCCTCCCGTATTTGCCCATGGATCTTCCGGCGAGGATCACTTTCCTGCCTAATCTGTCCGCAGTGTCTGCGATCGCCTGTATCCGTTCTATGTGTGACGAGAACGTTGTAACGATAATCCCCTCACTTTCCTCGTCGGCGAATCTGAGCACGTCGTTTACCATTTCCCTAGCTACAGATTCGGAAGGTGTCTTAATTTCTTCAGCGACCCTCAAACTCTCAGTAATGAGCAGTAACACACCTTCTTTGCCCAGCTGTTTGAGCCTTTTATAATCCGGTTTGTATCCTATTATTTGATTATCATCGAACTTAAAATCGCACGCATATACTATTGCTCCGTAGGGAGTATGCAACACTGGTAGGACACAGCACGGTATGCTGTGGCTTATAGGGATAAATTCAAGTCGGAGTTTCGAGGAGATCTGCACTTCGTCTCCAGGCTCGACTGTGTACAAGTTAATCATGATATCTTCGGCTTCATCTGCGTACCTTATCTCATTCCTGAGGTCGGCTTTCACGAGTTCTATTGTGAACTCAGTTCCGAATACCGGGCACTTGTACTTAAAGAGCAGCTTAGGTACCGCTCCGATGTGGTCTAAGTGAGCGTGGGACAGGACCGCGGCGACCGTCTTGGAACGATGGGGGCGTAAGATAGGGTCGTTCGGTATCGCTTTCACTCTACGGAGTTCCCTGGCTGAGGCTTTCTGAAAATCTTTTTCGAAAACTAGTGATTTGTCCAGGGACATACCACAGTCGAAGATCACTATCTCCTCGTCCACGCGGACCGCGGTCATGTTTCGTCCACCGGCCTCGCCGTATCCCCCTACTGCGAACACCTCGACGGTCAACGGTTCCACCCCGTTCGGCGATCACCGGTGCAGACGAGATCGAGTGGGACTCCCCGGCACTCCAACCACTCACGCAGCTTCCCGTACACTACTATGGGGACGCTGCTCATTTCCTCCACGGACGAACACCCCGCCATCAACATCGCGATCTTGACCTCGCGAGCGATCGACTTCAGGAAGCGGACGCAGCCTCTGACGCCCTCGGCCAGCACTTTACGGAGCACTGGTAAGGCCATTCCGGCGCAGTCCGCACCTAGAGCCAGAACCTTCGCGACGTCCATTCCCGTGCGCACGCCTCCGGTTCCAATTATCGCGAGATCGTTACCGACGACGCTTCTGACTTCGAGTATTGAAGCCGCTGTGGGGACTCCCCAATCGGAGAACGCGTAGCCGAGTGGTATCTCACCGTGGGCCTTCGACCGGACGGCTTCGACCACCGCCCAGTTGGTTCCACCGGCTCCACCGACGTCGATACCGTCCACGATATCCCGGACCAACTTGGCGTCTTCGGCTGACACGCCGGCTCCGGTCTCCTTCAAGACCACCGGCACGTCCACCGTTTCGCAGACTTCGGCGAGTACGTCCACGAACCCGGCGGCGTCCGCCTCACCTTCCAACTGAACCGCTTCCTGCAGCACGTTCACGTGAACGGCCAGCGCGTCTGCGTCCACCATATCGACGACTTCGAGCGCGAGGTCTGGGCCGTTCTCGCGCAGCTGCGGGAGCCCGATGTTGGCCAGCACCAGGCCGTCGGGGTACTCCTCCCGTACCACCTCGAACGTCCACCGCACCTCCGGATCCTTCACGCCGGCTCGCTGGCTTCCGACCCCTATACCTATCTCAAGCTCGCGGGCTACTCGGGCGAGCTTCCGGTTGATCTCGCCGGTTTTAGGATGGCCTCCCGTCATTCCGGCGATTATCAGCGGGAAGGAGAGCCGCTTCCCGAAGAGTTCGATTTCCATGTCCACGTCGTCGAAGTCGAGCTCCGGGAGCGCCCGATGTACTATCTTCACGCAGTCGAACAGCGGGCTTTCCTCCGATTCGACGTCCTCCCAAATACACGCTAGCACGTGTTCCCACTTCCGTTCTCTCATCCCTTCAGCGCGTGATCCTCGTACCAACGTGCTCACCCCGAAGGAATCGGTCGACGTTTTCCGGATCCCGAGCATCGAACATGTACACTTCCGCGCCGCGCTCCGCTATGCGTGCGGCCCTTCGCAGTTTCTCCGCGATGCCCCCCGTCACATCTACGCCGGCAGAACCCTCCAGCTGCCGTGCCAAGTCTCGCGCTTCATCCGGAGAGAGCTCCCTTAAGGGCTCCCCCTCCTCCGGTGTTCTCGGGTAAACTCCGTCGACGCTCATCCCGAAACCGACCCGGTCCGGGCCCAGCCAGGAGACCCGCTCGGCGATTTCGTCGCCCGACATGATCCTAAACCCGTCCCCGTCGTGGTCCGGGACGACGTCACCGTAGAGTAGGGGAACGCAACCACGTTCCAACAGGTCCACTAACACGTTGAGCGAGTACAGTACCGTCGCGGGTGTCACCGGGTACACGCGCACTCCCGAGTCCACTGCCACCTTCTCGACGATAGAAAGTAGCTCGTGCATCGCCCGTCGAACCTCCGAAACACCCTTTTGCAGGTCGCTTACTCTCGACGCCGCGTAGTGCCCGAACGACCCGCCGCCGTGGATGAGTACTAAATCTCCCCTCCAGTCTGAGATGACTTTCATAAGTCTTCGAATACGGTCTTCCCTGGCCGTTTTCGGTTTCGATTTGTCGGTGATCACACTCCCTCCGAGCTTCAGAACCGTGAACACAGGAGCCCTCGACGGGACCTCGACCCGCCCGTAAAACGGCCTTCGGGGGCGATGAGGACACCCGAGGCCTCGGGGAACGATGACCGGAGCGGTGGGCGGCCGAGCTTGTAGGGGGTAGTTCCATGAAGCCGGTGACCTTGATTAGGCCCTCAGGTGAGGTGACGGCTAAGAGCGCGCCCGTCCGAAAGACGTTACTGGGTGAACTGGCGCGGCGGTTAGAGCGGAGGCTCGGCGAGGTGGTCCGGGTACGCGGGCCGAGGCTAATAGTCCCGGGCCACCATCCGAACGCCGCTTCGGAGTTCGGTGTCGAAGGTGCGCTACCGGGATACAAGGTGAGACCGAAACCGGCCACAATACTCAAAGCCACGCGACGCGCGTTGCGGGAGTGCCCAGAGGAGATCAGGGTGGACGTCCGGTCACACCACGACGGCGTTTCGGGACATGCGCTGTTCGAGTCCGTGAGGGAGATCGTCGAGTCTACCGGCCGTAAGACTAGCAAGCGTGGGTCCCGACTGCTGGTGGAGGTCTATCCCGACGTCGCTTACGTCTGCGGACCCGAGAAAGCCGGTCCCGGTGGTCTTCCTGTGGGCACGCAGGGGCGTGCGCTGTGCTTACTTTCTGGAGGCTTCGACAGTCCCGTGGCCACGTGGATGGTTATGCGTAGAGGACTCGAGTGCAAAGGGTTGCACTTTTTAGTCACGGAGTCGGAGCTTGAAGCGGCCCGTGAGAACGAGCGAGTCCTCCGACGCTGGTGCCCGGACTTCGATCTCCTAGTGGACGAGTCGCACCGTGAGTTCCTGGAGACCGCCGAGGAGCGACTGACCGGACGACTCAAACGATACCTGTGCGTTGTTTGCAAGATGAGGATGCTCGAGCGTGCCTCTCAATGGGCCGATCGGCTCGGGTGTGATTGTATTGTCACCGGTGACTCATTGGGTCAAGTGGCGAGTCAAACCGTATGGAACCTCAAGCTGGAGGAGTCTCAAGTGAATGGTATCGTACTACGTCCGTTGGTCGGTCTGAACAAACCCGAGATAGTCCGATACGGACGTAGGATAGGGGTCCCTGAACGCGATCCGGGACGATGTCCGTTCGTTCCGGAGAGACTTATCGTTAAACCCAGGAAACGGGAGGCGTTGCGCGCGTATCGGGAGGTGATTAAGGGATGATCATTAACTCCGTCGGTAGAAAGGTGCTCTAACGTCTGAGAATTTGAGGGGTGGTGTCCATAGGCTTTGAGAGAAGAAGTCGCGTCCAGCCCTCAAGGGCTCGGACTCGAGATATTGGCTAAACACAAAGTGTCTGACTTCGTTCGTCACGGTGCCATTGCGGTGAAACCCGATGAACCGCTATGGAACGCGTTGAAGGCTATGGTCACTCACGGCATTCACGGTGCGGCGGTGATGGAGGACTCCAAAATAGTCGGAGCGTTCGAGGAGGATGATTTGCTCCGTGCCCTCCGTGCGCTCGAGGAGGACGCTCTCGCGGCCGAAGTTAAGCGGTTCATGAAACCGGCCGTGGTGGTGAAGTCGAGCGATACTTTCCAAAACGCCATGGTTGAAATGCTGAAAGGCAACACGACCCGGGCATTCGTACGTTCTTCCGGTCTCCTAAGGAGCGGCGTGTACGGTGTGATCTCCGCTTCTGATATTGTACGAGTACTTACGGGGGATTACAGGGGGTTCAGGGCTCCCGGCAACACGGATCGACCGGTTTCGCCTCCGAAAGTCGGTGACATATTCTGGCCCGGAAGTGTAGCCATCAAGCAAGTGATTCGGAACTCTCCTTTGACCCTGGACGCTTCCAGCTCCGTTGCCGATGTCGCGAGGTGTATAAGCGAGAAGGGTCGACACTACGCGGTCCTCCTGGAGGGGGAGTCCCCGATCGGCCGCGCCGGTGACAAGGACGTGATGGGTGCCGCTCTCGACGCGATTCTAAACCGAAGAGATTTACACGACCTCACGGCCAGAAATTATCTGCAAGAAATGGTGGTGGTGCCTCCCGAGACGCCTCTACATGAGGCTCTTTGGGAAGTTATCGACAAAATGTCAGATAGAATATACGTGATGGATGGCAGGAAGTTAACCGGGGTCGTGCCATTAATAGATGCCGTCTACACACTGGCGAAAGTAGCTAGTGATTGACTTCTGACAAGGTATACAATCGCTCTGGCGATCATCGGGGGTGGGGCTTTTGGTCGACCTGGACTGCTGCGTAGTGTGTGGTGACAGTCCGGAAAGTATCGTCGATGAAGTCGTCGAAAGGCTTGGTGACCGTGCCGATTTCGGAATCGTGTTTTTTCACGATATAGATCCCGAGGACGTAGTCTCCGAGCTCAGTTATGGAGTTGAGCGTTTCGTCGGCTGTGTGGCTGGAGAGGGTCACTATCCGGGGTCGGTTAAGGGGCATAAGATCAGCTTACTGGCGTTGAAGACGGAATGGATGGCCAAGTTCGGTACCGGCGGATCGGCGCGTCAAGATCCTGGCGAGGCTTCTCGTGGTGCACTGGAGGAGGCTTTCGAGGACCTGGATTTCGATCCCTACGACGTCTCCTACTCAGCGCTCAATCTTAAAGATCCAAAACGTATCGTCATGTACAGGCCGGTTATCGGCATAACGTTCATTGAGGGGGCCACGTTTCACAACCTCGGTGGTACGGGTCTCGAAGTGCTCTCCGGCTTCAGATTCGGGAGTGGTCCTGCGGCCGAAAGTATCCGCACCTTCGGAGCGCTGTCCAGCGATCCTGAGTTGGAGAGTGCTCCGGTGGTGTGCGATAAAGGGGTGTTCGAAAGCGGTGCTGTTTACGCTACTATTTCCACGTTCTTGAAGGTCAGTTGGTCGTTCGCATCCTCACTGAAACCCGTGACGAAGCTCGGAACGGTAACGAAAAGTAGGGAGAACGTGATCGTTGAGATCGACGGGCGTCCCGCCGGCGAGGTTTACATCGAGAAACTCGAAGAGGTGACCGACTACGTCAAGGCATGCCCGAACGAGTACGTCTACAAGGAGCTTCCACCGCTCGGTGTGGTTCGTGTGTTCCCCTCCGTCGGACACAGGATCATCCCACGCACCCCGCTAGAGGTTACCGACGACTACATCCGAACGGCGGGTTACGTCGTGGAGGGCGAGCAGCTGCTGCTTCTCGGCTTCGATGATAGGCCGAACGCTCCCGTTAGGGCCTACCAGGGATCCTTGAGCTCAGGTGAGGAGCCGCTAGCATCCATTCTGGTCACGTTCGCGGGACGCAAGCCGCTCAAGGAGGAGATCCCCGACAAGCATTGCGTGGGGATGTACTCCTTCGGAGAGATCATCCCGATTACCGGGTATAACGAGTTTCACAACCACGTATCCGCGTGCCTGACGATCTTCAGAGAGCCGGTGTTCGACTGATCGGTCGACAAAGGTGATAACTCGCCGGTCACGGGGGCGGCCCGGGGCGTCCGCTTGAGAGACGTTATCCGGGGAAGGGCCTGGGTCTTCGGGGACGATATCGACACCGACCAGATCATCCCGGGTCGATACCTCACTACCCAGGACCCCGAGGAGCTGGCCAAGCACGTGATGGAAGGGGCCGATCCGGAGTTCCCCGAGAAGGTCCGCGAGGGCGACGTGATCGTGGCCGGGAAGAACTTCGGCTGCGGTTCCTCCCGTGAGCACGCGCCGATCGCGCTCAAAGCTGCCGGAATCGCCTGCGTGGTCACGAGGTCCTTCGCCCGTATCTTCTACCGGAACGCGATCAACCTGGGGTTACCCCTAGTGGTTTGCCCCGGCGTGGACGACGCGTTCGAGGATGGCCAGGGGATCGAGGTGAATCTCCGAGAGGGGTATGTCAGGAACCTCGACACCGGTGAGGAGCTGGAGGCGAAACCACTCCCGGACTTCATGATGAGGATACTCGAGGCCGGCGGCCTGGTGGAATTGATCAAGCGGGAAGGGCCACGGGCTT contains these protein-coding regions:
- a CDS encoding DUF2118 family protein — encoded protein: MALPRIYVETDEVPESGKILLTDPEFEVIVRSRELAEKIAEELDEPIFYEQVVYEEARSVFDVPEAKVTRHVVIEPVDRRSLVFLKPGDRVYQIPVEGYVVTPIADVGDRLRKGDPLAAVTTRSGNVRYVEAPQDCLVVYVCEQPAIRTQRRPNYEYYIAPTE
- the idsA gene encoding short chain isoprenyl diphosphate synthase IdsA — translated: MRSEILKELNRARELVDAKIEEVLPRGGPEDLYDACWHLIEAGGKRIRPLLAIKSCLMLGGSEEDVLPEAVAVELIHTFTLIHDDIMDEDDERRGVPAVHVKWGVPVAILAGDTLFSKAFEVAAEGGDVEAVKELARACTEICEGQAMDIGFENRTEVTEDEFLEMIRKKTAALIRTSCVVGGLKAGANREQLEALREYGENLGIAFQIQDDVLDLVGDESELGKPVGSDIVEGKKTLIVIKGLELADEEQRERILSVLGNEDASREDVREVIQILEDLGAIDYAKKRAREYADRAKAALRELPENEHREFLEKLADFVVEREF
- a CDS encoding RNase J family beta-CASP ribonuclease, yielding MEPLTVEVFAVGGYGEAGGRNMTAVRVDEEIVIFDCGMSLDKSLVFEKDFQKASARELRRVKAIPNDPILRPHRSKTVAAVLSHAHLDHIGAVPKLLFKYKCPVFGTEFTIELVKADLRNEIRYADEAEDIMINLYTVEPGDEVQISSKLRLEFIPISHSIPCCVLPVLHTPYGAIVYACDFKFDDNQIIGYKPDYKRLKQLGKEGVLLLITESLRVAEEIKTPSESVAREMVNDVLRFADEESEGIIVTTFSSHIERIQAIADTADRLGRKVILAGRSMGKYGRIAEELGLLNLPAGARIYDRPETIRRGLERANKEKEDYLLIVTGHQGEPGAVLPRIVDGELPYRLTEEDSVVFSSSTIPSPINRANRYVLDTKLRLKGVKMFKDVHVSGHAGREDHRLMLRMLQPEFIVPAHGDPDMLAAYAELATQEGYEVNRDVFIMFDGTKLSLPL
- the fni gene encoding type 2 isopentenyl-diphosphate Delta-isomerase; its protein translation is MVRGSRAEGMRERKWEHVLACIWEDVESEESPLFDCVKIVHRALPELDFDDVDMEIELFGKRLSFPLIIAGMTGGHPKTGEINRKLARVARELEIGIGVGSQRAGVKDPEVRWTFEVVREEYPDGLVLANIGLPQLRENGPDLALEVVDMVDADALAVHVNVLQEAVQLEGEADAAGFVDVLAEVCETVDVPVVLKETGAGVSAEDAKLVRDIVDGIDVGGAGGTNWAVVEAVRSKAHGEIPLGYAFSDWGVPTAASILEVRSVVGNDLAIIGTGGVRTGMDVAKVLALGADCAGMALPVLRKVLAEGVRGCVRFLKSIAREVKIAMLMAGCSSVEEMSSVPIVVYGKLREWLECRGVPLDLVCTGDRRTGWNR
- a CDS encoding isopentenyl phosphate kinase; protein product: MFTVLKLGGSVITDKSKPKTAREDRIRRLMKVISDWRGDLVLIHGGGSFGHYAASRVSDLQKGVSEVRRAMHELLSIVEKVAVDSGVRVYPVTPATVLYSLNVLVDLLERGCVPLLYGDVVPDHDGDGFRIMSGDEIAERVSWLGPDRVGFGMSVDGVYPRTPEEGEPLRELSPDEARDLARQLEGSAGVDVTGGIAEKLRRAARIAERGAEVYMFDARDPENVDRFLRGEHVGTRITR
- a CDS encoding tRNA sulfurtransferase, with product MKPVTLIRPSGEVTAKSAPVRKTLLGELARRLERRLGEVVRVRGPRLIVPGHHPNAASEFGVEGALPGYKVRPKPATILKATRRALRECPEEIRVDVRSHHDGVSGHALFESVREIVESTGRKTSKRGSRLLVEVYPDVAYVCGPEKAGPGGLPVGTQGRALCLLSGGFDSPVATWMVMRRGLECKGLHFLVTESELEAARENERVLRRWCPDFDLLVDESHREFLETAEERLTGRLKRYLCVVCKMRMLERASQWADRLGCDCIVTGDSLGQVASQTVWNLKLEESQVNGIVLRPLVGLNKPEIVRYGRRIGVPERDPGRCPFVPERLIVKPRKREALRAYREVIKG
- a CDS encoding CBS domain-containing protein, encoding MREEVASSPQGLGLEILAKHKVSDFVRHGAIAVKPDEPLWNALKAMVTHGIHGAAVMEDSKIVGAFEEDDLLRALRALEEDALAAEVKRFMKPAVVVKSSDTFQNAMVEMLKGNTTRAFVRSSGLLRSGVYGVISASDIVRVLTGDYRGFRAPGNTDRPVSPPKVGDIFWPGSVAIKQVIRNSPLTLDASSSVADVARCISEKGRHYAVLLEGESPIGRAGDKDVMGAALDAILNRRDLHDLTARNYLQEMVVVPPETPLHEALWEVIDKMSDRIYVMDGRKLTGVVPLIDAVYTLAKVASD
- a CDS encoding FIST signal transduction protein: MVDLDCCVVCGDSPESIVDEVVERLGDRADFGIVFFHDIDPEDVVSELSYGVERFVGCVAGEGHYPGSVKGHKISLLALKTEWMAKFGTGGSARQDPGEASRGALEEAFEDLDFDPYDVSYSALNLKDPKRIVMYRPVIGITFIEGATFHNLGGTGLEVLSGFRFGSGPAAESIRTFGALSSDPELESAPVVCDKGVFESGAVYATISTFLKVSWSFASSLKPVTKLGTVTKSRENVIVEIDGRPAGEVYIEKLEEVTDYVKACPNEYVYKELPPLGVVRVFPSVGHRIIPRTPLEVTDDYIRTAGYVVEGEQLLLLGFDDRPNAPVRAYQGSLSSGEEPLASILVTFAGRKPLKEEIPDKHCVGMYSFGEIIPITGYNEFHNHVSACLTIFREPVFD
- a CDS encoding 3-isopropylmalate dehydratase small subunit, which encodes MRDVIRGRAWVFGDDIDTDQIIPGRYLTTQDPEELAKHVMEGADPEFPEKVREGDVIVAGKNFGCGSSREHAPIALKAAGIACVVTRSFARIFYRNAINLGLPLVVCPGVDDAFEDGQGIEVNLREGYVRNLDTGEELEAKPLPDFMMRILEAGGLVELIKREGPRAFEG